CCATTTTTACGATGTCGATGTTTGAAATGGCACATACGAAACGCATTGTTTCGAATCCCATTTTTACAATTTTCTCTCCGCCATGGGGCAAGGTGCTCGAGCAGCTGAACGGCTAGGCCCCCGTGTTGTCCAAGTGTGAGTACTGAGGTCATGCTGCCTTTATCTCTCGCTATCCGCCTCGCCTTCTTGCTTTGTGCTGACGACGACATGACAAGAAGATCGTCGCGTGATACGTGACGGTCAGGGGCAACAAGGAACAAGGCGATGCTTCAGCTGCTCGAAAGCGGCCTCAAGGGTCAAGGAGGAACTCCAGCGAGACCTTATGCTTCGGCTCTGTATCAAGCAAGGCCCGTTTGGTATAGCTAAGGCCGCTTCACACTACTATAAAAATTGATTAACCGCAACCAATTGATTAACCGCAACCACTGttagaaaatctctcattatTACCGGCcgggaacccccggtttgtaccggttttCCAATcggtaccgctcctccggtactaagtgcaccggtcagctggcccggtactaaacggcatGTTTAGTACCggcggtactaaactgctcggccacagctaggccgagcagtttagtaccggttggtaataccaaccggtactaaagaattattttttctttttgatcctttatatttgttctcttttcctttcaattttaattaattagtattagtagtcgtagtcgcagcggtttgtgtattcgtactcgtactcgtatctagaattcgtatttgtatatggagcaaagcaaataaaagaaataatatacatacatggataaaagaaatgttagaaattatattcatacatggataaaagacaataatatttacaagtatgaattctcataagtttttttCCGACAagttcttcaataattctaatcatctgcatcgtcatcggcaccggcatccttcttgcggcATTTGTTGAGTTGatcagctcgagccacacttatccttggattggaatgaaattcaccttttggatttatcaccCATCCAACAGAAATCCACAGAGtgattcttgaattgccctgattctttccggttcgatgaggttctTTTTCATACTCCAAATCTGTCgacaacaaataaacaccaatagtttaatttagtacATGCATGGAATTAaatacaagaaattgttactaatCTTATATGTACTTCGAAGTTTTCGtgtgtcaccctcttggtatctctgcaaaaaaagtacatgtgctcacatacgtagtatccgcagaTGTTGGTTCCTTTtttctgtctcaaacactatatacatatatatatgttataaaatatttatgctgtttgaataaatgaaagtagataTGCGATATTCGTACCGGCTTGATATGGTTGAATTGAAGTTCAGTCGGTGTTGATGTgactcctaattgtgttttgaggaatCGAGACCAAgccctttgcatgatgtctacgagattttgatataattctggtggcttattcaaggagtcccacacagtaactcgagaccgatcgatttcgatcacaagtaggatctagtggaaactgttgatacatacatattgatacaagaaatgttagatatatacacttattaactagttgaagtgactcaaaaagtCAAAGGACTCACTcgaagttgtaaggaaacagaatgaatgtgcggtcgtgctgcccttccaaggacatgactaaattattctcggtccgattaggatATTAGCATACACtctcctcatgtataacattcggATCGATGAAGCCAACGTTGTAAATCCCGCTGCGACTACaactactaatactaattaattgaaattgaaaagaaaagagaacaaatataaatgatcaaaaagggaaaaaatcttttagtaccggttggtattaccaaccggtactaaactgctcggcctaactgctggcgtggccagcagtttagtaccggttggagtACTAAACaggccgtttagtaccgggccagctgaccggtactaagtgcgcgtgcacttagtaccggaggagcggtaccggtcggaaaaccggtacaaaccgggggttcctgaccggtactaatgagagattttctagcagtAGTCGCGGTTAATTAGTTTTTATAGTAGTGTGAAGTGGCTTTAGCTATACCAAACGGGCCTTGCTTGATACAGAGCCGAAGCATAAGGTCTCGGATATTAGCATAATCTCTGGGAGGTTATGAACTGAATGATGGTGGACTTCAGAACATGTAATCTTTGTGTATCCATGTAATAAGATTGTTATTTGTCACTTTGTGTGCAAAGTTATTCATCCTCTTGCACAaatgtaacaccccagtgttaatcGCGATGCTAATCGTGTGCTTAACCTGCTAAGTATGGACTTAAGCTTATCGTTGGCGTTAATCCAGTTCGTGTGGTAAAATATTGTTTAGCCGTGTTCGATCGCAtttttctccttgatccgagcttcaaatcaactttcgcccaaaacaaaagttgtagcttTTATCgttctctacaacttctattttggccaaatttcacgttccaatgtaaaatttggagttttggatGGTCAAAGTCAGCTAAAAACCACTCGATCTCGGTCAACGGTGACTTCCCTGTTTGGTCAGTTCACCGCCGAGCTCGACGTTCGcgtcgccacgcgtcggccggcGTCGATCCTCGCACAACGCGCAGACGTGCAGACGCGTCCTTATCCCTTTCCCCGGAGCCGTGTCCGTTTttcctccccttctccttcctcacgCGCGTGGGTTGAGCCGAGCTCGAACTGAgccatcgccggccgccgtgccgaCCATCCTCGCCGTCGTGCCTCGATTCGCTGCGCCCAGAGCCGAGTAACCTCGCCCTCCACCTTCTCCATCCATCCTCGAGTCCGATTTCGTCGTCCCCCGGCCGAATCAggcgtccccgccgccggccgccattagAGCTTCGTCGGAGCTCCGCCCTCACACGCCAGTGCTCCCTCTCCGGTCCATCTCCGCACGAATCGAGAGCATGGTGAGCTTCCTcgcgctctcctcctcctcccagacCGCTTTCCCCCTTGAATCCCCACCGTCGGCGTCGGggtgccgccacgccgccgtggtcgctcggcctccgccgcctgcgCGTCGCGGAGTGCCCCTGCGCGGGGCCTTGCAGCGCTGCTGTGCGCCCCACCACTGCCCGGCCACCCTAGTCGCGGTCGCACCCTGCTCttccgccgccctgcgccgtgCCGGCGGGAACGCCGCCCGCCTGCCGCCTTGCCCtgggtgcgccgccgccaggccttGCGCgcgcctctgcgccgccccaagcgcgcgcccctgctcccCAGCCGCCCTGGCCGAGGTCCAGCCGGGCCgtggcgccggccggccaccgccggcaggagccgccgccgcgagcccacTTGGCCGCACGCCGGCCATGGCCCCGGCGGACCGAGCAGgtgaagcaggggaggcgggggggggggggggggaactgGGAGCTGGGCTCCCACTTACATGTGGGACCCAGCTGTCAGGCCCCCCCCCaatgttttcttttttggttattTGGACTGAAATCTtccaaaaatcgtagaaaaatacaGAAAAATGCTAATaatgcaaaccaaattttgttagtcttCTTAAATCCAGATCTTTtgaagaaaaatatttgtgcaggtgaaatgtcacttttgctccTGCTAAAAGTTCAGTTTGGgtttaacctagtttattttatgccagttgttctgttgctcaaaaatttatgaaaaattcacagtggcttactccttacatgtgtagtccactgaaaaatttccaGGTGCATATCCTAtatgcatgtttgtggatctttTGTTGCTCAGTTTATTTTGCTAGGGCAAAAagaaatgttttcctttttgcaataaaaattataaatttttcttgcatggCATCTTTCCTTACGTGTAGACGTCGCGAGTGAAGCCGTCTACGAGATGATCGCTGAGCCgctccaggagccgcaagcaggggaaccgcacgccgaagcagccgtcgagccagatccagaagtcgctaaccccgctgactggcaaggcaagccccggtgcataacccttaatttcagtattcaatatttgttatataattattgtgcatttaagttcctaggagttgattggaaccttagatgcatgatccctaggttcctcagtcactctactagtatacaggtcgttagtactgcaatgcttaattaggattcggtagaagacgagtgattcctgtcactcgcgagatataggtcttgttacttatggaaaagttgctggagaatgaatctttgagaaaaagaacggagaaatggagaccgggcggagatggattgagttatggatatggaagttatggaaagtgagcctccgcctgtgtcgattgaggaccgtatcgttgttggcactactaatcgaggattgaacagtactaaccgcatgccgggagttggaggtagtcgaaaccggtaagctcagtaccatatgtgccccggtaggcggacttgatactgtcttcaccagtggagctagtatacaaactcatggctgacccttcgttggtatcggtggggctagcagtcccgggtcgcagggcagttcgcctattcggtgtgcatatgtgaagggttggtgtgtatagcccgacggggcatatacgtgccgtgttggttaggtccaccttgcaaggttaaatcgaatcgattcgccgtgactcgcggatatgagaaccttgatctctctgtcacatcgtagtaaatgatggaattgAAAATGGAAAGTTGAGAATCTGAGTTATGGTTGTGGtgctctgaaaagataatgtgatcaaccatgcgtgctctaggtgtttaggcaaatctagttggtacctgataaacttaaatggagctaaaatattgcaagtaaggatccagtattagtagcttttcagcaaaacaactccagagccaaaaagcttttcaCGTCTAGTtattgggctaagtatacccatggacgggtaagtcttgctgagtattagaatactcaggcttgttgttgccatatCTTTTAGCAGGTTGCGTTCTGGAGAACTCCGAGGAGGTCTGCAcctcgtggatcggtcaaccacttccttccggttggtcggtcgagtgggtcccgtcttctccgtgaagttcgggcaggtgagcctcacatcagtgggcaagatgtgaagtttgTCTTCTGGcatcgacgttatctatcgtTTTGTTTTAAAGCTTATTTTTAACTCTAAATTGCTTTCCGCTGCTTTTGAACTCTGAGATTTGAATTGTAAAACTGACTTGTAAACACTTGTTGTAGTTTAAGTTGGTGCTTCTGTTAAGCCCAGGTTGTAAATGGTTTTGAACATTTTTGTtgccggtaatcatctgtgctcgtcttttggcgagagttcctgtgtaattgatcctggttaaagcaggcggtctgagtgtactgattgagtgcagtaatcctggtttgagtttaagtgttaattattgcacttgattggtattatttggactgttctgtgacagctggcatcagagcgaATTGCACTAGGGGGTGATTACTGGTGT
This window of the Panicum virgatum strain AP13 chromosome 1K, P.virgatum_v5, whole genome shotgun sequence genome carries:
- the LOC120652658 gene encoding translation initiation factor IF-2-like; the encoded protein is MAGVRPSGLAAAAPAGGGRPAPRPGWTSARAAGEQGRALGAAQRRAQGLAAAHPGQGGRRAAFPPARRRAAEEQGATATRVAGQWWGAQQRCKAPRRGTPRRAGGGGRATTAAWRHPDADGGDSRGKAVWEEEESARKLTMLSIRAEMDRRGSTGV